ATGCCTCTGAAAGATACTCAACGCGCGCCTTAATAACCGGCACTTCTAAGAGCTTTTCAAACTCATCGTTATAATCAAGAACATCTAACAGGCGTGAATAGGCTTCTGAATGACGAAATTCACACTCTGCAAAAGTACTCCCTAACCCATTAAATTCTGGCTTTGGAAAATGGTGATAGAGATTGCCCCAAAAAGATTTTACCGCCACTTCAATCTGCGCGATGGCAAGTAGGCTATTTTTAATCGCTGACTGCTCAGCTTGATTTAAATGGGAATGGAAATCTTGCGTATCTGCGGTGAAATCTACTTCGCTGTGCACCCAAAATGCATTATTAATCGCTTCTGTAAACTGATAAATGCCGGGATATTCAAAAGGTTTATAATTTACGCGGGAATCAAAAATAGACATCGTTGAAAATCTCTCTCAGATGAAAAGGACTTTCATGATAACTTATCAATACCTCAATGCAAATAAGAATGAAAACTATTTGATCTCAAATCTCAACAATGGCATGATCGCTCAACTAAACGCTCCATATCGTCTTAAAAACAAAAAAGAGAGCGATTGTTTATTCAACAAAAGCCCTCCCACAACTGACCATAACTGATAGGAAATCGTTAATCATCAAAATCTTACAAGAGATGCACCACACAAAATCAGGTAAGATTTACACTCATAACGCGCCTTATGGCAAAGTAATAAGATATTTGATCATCCCAGGCTTTTCAGCAATCCAATCATATAGGCGCTGTGCACGGTGATTAGTCTCTTGCGTGTGCCAATAGACTCTTTCGCAATGTCGAGATTTAGCAACCTCTGTTAAAAATTCAATTAACTGCTTACCCACTTGCTGCCCACGAACTGTGGGGGAGACAAAAAGATCCTCAAGATAACAATATGCCCCAACCGCCCAAGTAGATGAATGAAATAAGAAATGCGCAAAGCCCACTATCTCATCCCCTACTTTTGCCACAATACAATGCTGATCATATTGCGGATCTAAAAAACGATTCCAAGAAGTCGTGGTGACCTTCTCAGAAAGGCTCACCTCATAAAACTCCTGATATCCTTGCCAAAGGGGCAACCACGCAGCAAAATCCGCTTGTGTTGCATAACTAATGACGACGTTCTTTTGCTCACTCATTATAAACTCCTGATCGCTTGTTATTTAAAGTTTCCTAAATCGGACAATATTCATCATAATGAGATCATTGGTTCCCTGTAAGAGACACTTTTCAGATATTTGATAGATCCACTTTTTAAAGAGGACAATATGCGACAAAAAGCCATTTTTCCAGAATTACAGCTTCAAGAAGGTCGGCTCAATGAGCAGGTCTATCATGCGATTCATCAAGCAATCTTAAGTGGCAAACTCCCTGCTGGGACGAAAATTCCCTCTAGCCGGCATCTTTCTGAGATGATGCATGTTTCTCGCAATACCATTTTACAAGGGATTGAGCAGCTCATCGATGAAGGCTATCTTGAAACTCGAAGAGGATCTGGCACTTATGTCGTCCCTTATGCTATTCAAGCATTACCTGATCAACTCATTACCAACGCGCAAAATATCCCACCATCGGCAAAGCCAGTCGAAGCACCTCAAATTAGTGATGCAATCTCACAGCTACAATCAGGATGGAAAAGTTATCAAAATAGACAAAAACCTTTTATGGTCTTTAAGGTAGGCGTGGGTTGTACTGATCTCTTTCCGCAAACAACTTGGAGCCGATTATTAGGGAGAATCTCTCGCCATTCACACAAAGAGATCACTTGCTATAACGATGTGATGGGTTATCTCCCGTTACGAGAAGCGCTTGCTAATTACCTTACGGCAACACGAGGCGTTCAAACTACGGCAGATCACATTATGATCGTCAATGGCACCCAACAAGCCATTAATCTTGCGATTCAAGTGCTTCTTAACCCATATGATGAGGTTATTCTCGATGATCCTGGCTATGATGGCGCTCTTGGCGCTTTTTTAAGCCGGCATATTAAAGTTAATCGGGTAAAAGGGGATGAAGAAGGAACAGATATCCCTTTTGCCGAAAAACATTATCCTAAGAGTAAATTGATCTACAGTACGCCATCTCATCAATTCCCCTTAGGTACAACCATGAGCCTATCTCGGCGCTTACAACTACTAGAATGGGCAAATGCCGGCAATCGTTGGATATTTGAAGATGATTATAATGGGGAGTTTCGCTACCGATCAAGATCTATTCAAGCCTTGCAAGGATTAGATCACATGAACCGCGTGATCTATTCCGGCACCTTCTCTAAGATGTTTTATCCGGGATTTCGCTTAGGATTTCTGGCACTACCGACTGCTTTAATTGAACCTTTTAAAATTGCCAAATATTACGCAGATGCTTGTAACTCTTTTTTAGAGCAAGCAGTATTAGCAGCTTTTATTAAAGAGGGGGAATATGCCAAACATGTTCGCCGAATTCGCCGTGCATGTTTAGAGCGAAAAAACACCTTAAGATCAAGCGTTCAAGAACATTTTGCAGATGATCTTATCATTCCTCCTACAGACTCCGGGATTCATAGTGTCGCTTGGCTTAAAAACTCAGAAGACCTTCCCTACCTACTGGAGGCTTGCCAAACGCTTAACCTTGGGCCGCAATCCTTAGATAGGCACCGATCAAAGCCCTTATCGCAAAAAGCGCTACTCTTTGGTTTTGCGGCGCACTCTCCAGAAATTATTACGGATAATATTCAAAATCTTGCAAAATTATTCTATGCTTTAAAGAAGAGTCATTAATAAGAGAATATAAGTGATTCTATTTAAGAAGCACTATAGTGAAATAAGGCTAGAAAAGCCTTTGACTTAAATTGCGGGCACGAGATAGTAAGAAGAATACGCGCATTCCTTCCCGCTACAAGATAGATCTTTTAAAATGAAGAAACGATATTTTAAAAGTAAAAAATACCGCTTATGAAACAAAGCAGCTTGCATGATGGCAAATAGGCAGGCTCTGAAACTGATTTTATTATAAAAGGAGTTTTCCTAATGACGCCCCTCAAAAAGATCTTTACAGCGATCAAAGAAGATCCGATGAATCAAGTCTATACTAAGCAAGGAATCGACCCTCTTTACAGTGCATCCACGAAGGCGAAGATTTTAATTATCGGTCAGGCGCCAGGAAGAATTGCCGAAGAGACTAAACTTTACTGGAATGATCCAAGCGGTGATCAATTACGCGAATGGTTACAAGTTTCACGGGAAACATTTTATGATACAGACCTCTTTGCGATCTTACCGATGGATTTTTACTTCCCCGGCAAAGGTCAATCTGGCGATCTTCCTCCGCGTAAAGGTTTTGCTGAAAAGTGGCACCCAAAGCTATTGGAACTAATGCCAAATATCCAACTGACAATTATCATTGGTAGCTACGCCAATCACGCATACTTAGCAACTTCTCCTAAAGAAACATTGACTGACATCGTCCATCACTACGCACAATACCTTCCAAAATACTTCCCCCTAGTCCACCCATCTCCCCGCAATCGCATTTGGCAAAAGAAAAACCCGTGGTTCAAGCAAGAAGTAGTGCCGGCATTACAAATTCAGGTGCAAAAAATTCTTCGTTAATGACTTTGAGAATAAAAAAGCTCCCGAAAACTTCGAGAGCTTTTTAGTAGAAAGAGCAAAGCTTTCTCTCTATGCCATTTCTATCTTTATAAGTAAGCTTTAATTAAAGTCCCTTACAATTAAAGCCATAACCTTCTGGCGCTGAGCCATCCCATCCTGTTAAATCTTCTTCCAGTGGCATATCTAATGCTCTTTGACGCTTTGCCTGCCAAAAGAAGAGCGCAACTAATATTACCGAGATAATCACCGCCCCGATTTGAGAAATCTCTGTCGATAAACCAAATCCAATAGGCTGTTCTAAGATATAGGTTGTTGTAGCCATTAACATAAAGATTCCTGGCAATAATGAAATCCAGTAATTTTTATGACTAATATAGAGATACATAGCCCCAACAAAAAGTGCAATCACTGCGGTTGACTGATTCGCCCATGAGAAATAACGCCATAGAATATTAAAATCTAGTTGTAATAAAATTGCCGAGATTACAAACATCGGTAATGCAATCCATAAACGACGAGTAATTTTCTCTTGCCCAATTTTTAGATAGTCAGCAATAATCATTCTAGCGCTTCTAAAGGCTGTATCTCCAGAGGTAATCGGTAAAATAATCACCCCTAAAATAGCAATAGTACCGCCAAAACCACCTAACATCATGACCGCAACTTTACTCACCACTAACGCAGGTCCGCCTTCTTTAAGAACCGTACTTAATCCAGCGCCAAATGGGGCTGTAGGATCATAAAACATCGCCATTGCAGCCGCCGCCCAAATCATCGCGATAACCCCTTCTGCAATCATCATTCCGTAGAAAATTTTACGCCCATGACGTTCATTTTGTGTCGTTCGAGAGATAATAGGTGATTGTGTAGCATGAAAACCTGATAGCGCGCCACACGAGATAGTTAAAAAGAGAAGAGGGAAAATCGCTAAACCACCAGGATGGAGATTCGTTAATGTTAGCTCCGGAATATTTGCAGCTTCCCCTGTGACGATAAGGCCCACACCAATCCCCACAGCACTTAATACTAATAACATGCCAAAAATTGGATAAAAACGGCCAATAATTTTATCAATCGGCAATAGTGTCGCTAATACATAGTAGATAAAGATTACAGAGACAATAAGCGCCATTCCAACCTTTCCACCCATTAGATCATAAAGTAACTGCCCTGGCGCTGACACAAAGACCGTTCCCACAAGCACTAACAATAATAGTGCAAACGCATTTACAATATGGCGCATCGCCTTCCCTAAAAACTTCTCGGCAAGCTCTGGTAGATGGGCGCCCCGATTACGGATAGAGATCATTCCTGTTAAATAATCATGTACTCCGCCCGCTAAGATACAGCCAAAAACAATCCATAAAAAGGCCACAGGCCCATATAATGCTCCTAAAATAGGGCCAAAAATAGGACCTACACCGGCAATATTTAAAAGCTGAATTAAAGAATTCTTTGCTGTATTCATAGGAACATAATCAACCCCATCGCTACTTGTGTAAGCCGGTGTTGGGCGCTCCTTAATTCCAAAGACTTTCTCAACATATCGTCCATAGGTAAAATACCCAAGGATCAATAATAATATACCCCCAATAAATGTAAACATCCTCTCCTCCTAAGTTCTATCTTCGATCAAGGTGGACGCTCATTTTTTGGTTATTCCTTGACCTTAATATTTATTTTTATAAAGCGTCAATTAATGTATAGCCTTTATTCGCTCTTTTGTAAAATTTAACGAATAATATTAAATATCTATTATCAATAAAAATATTGAAGTCTTAAAAAAACCTCTATCAAATCATCATCTTCGATAGAGGTTTTAAATTTCAGCAAATGAAATAGGCGACACTATCTCATCGATATCAATATTAAAATAAGCCTATTTCACTCATTTCATCTGTTGCATGCATCAATAACTGCTTTCTAATTAATAGCATCTACTGCTTCTAATTCGCTATCTATATAAACATCACTCTCTTCAACCATCACTCGATAGGTACGAAGAGGCTTCTTACAAGGCGCAGCCGTTGCTTCTCCTGTCATGATATTAAATTCCCCCCAATGCTTCGGACAACTTACCGTATCATCAAAGTAATCCCCTTCGGAAAGAGATGCTGTAGCATGAGTACACATATCATCTGTTACAAAATATTCACCATTACGATTAAATGCCAGCAGCTCCCCCACTTCCGTTTCAAACTTGCGCATTTCGCCTTTTTCAAGATCATCAACCTTACAGATAAATACTTTTGCCATCTTATCACTCCCATCTTTAATATCATTTTGATATTACTGCTCTATTAAATATCATTGTCATATCATTTATAACAGCACATCAAAACTCCATAATGATTAATGCGCTACTTATTATCGCAGGTTCTATTATAACGCAATAATTTTATACGCTATAGAACCAAAAAAGCCTACTGATAAAATCAGTAGGCTTGTATTTGGCGTCCCTACGGGGATTCGAACCCCGGTTGCCGCCGTGAAAGGGCAGTGTCCTAACCGCTAGACGATAGGGACTAAATCTATTCTTTTGGAAGCTATTCCTCGTGAACAGGCGACTATAATATGACTAATTGCGAAGAATGTCAAAATTTATAATGAATATTTTTCAATCAACATCAATAATCGTCCGTTTTCAAACTTCCATAGACGATTCGGTTTAAGAATCACCATTTTAAATAGTGAAATAGAGCCGTATGTGAATCAAGCTTGTTGGCATGATACCCAAGAGAACAACTCTTACGTGTCTTATCATAAACCTGCAGGCAATCTAGCTCCGTGCTGTTAAAGCGACTTTATAGTCGATTCGGTTCAAGAAAAACTATCTTAAAAGTAAAAACAAGACAACGTGGGAATCAAATCAGCTTGCACGATGCCGAGTATAACTGTTTTTACACTACTCATAACCGATACTCCGGCAATCTAACTCAGTCACTTTTAAACCGATTTTACTATCAAACCAGATTTTACTATCTAAACGATCAGCCTTCTAAAACCAAAAAAGCCTACTGATAAAATCAGTAGGCTTATAATTTGGCGTCCCTACGGGGATTCGAACCCCGGTTGCCGCCGTGAAAGGGCAGTGTCCTAACCGCTAGACGATAGGGACCAAACTGTTTCTTTTAGACTTCGTCCTCGAGAACAGGAGGCTATAATAGTATTATCCATAGGGGATGTCAAACAGATCCCCTAATTTTATTGAAGCATTATTGCTCATTCACAAAAAATTAGATCTTTTCAAGAAGTTACAAGCCATTTTGCGGTCTTTTCTTTCAAAAAAATGGGTAGATCTCAAGAAATTTGTGAAATAATGATTTCTCTTACCACTACTATCTTTTGGCTATAAAATAGACACTTAATAAAATATAGTTGATTCGGTCTAAGAAACACTATTTTAAAAATATTAAGGGTACAGATTATGTATCAAATAAGCTTGCACGATGCCGGATAGAACTATTCCTGTGCTTCTCATAGCCAATGCGCCGGCAACCTGATTCAGTCACTTTTAAACCGATTTCACTATAAAATAGCCTTTCTTAAGGCTATATCACTATAAAAAAAGCGCTTCCAAAGGAAACGCTTTTTATTTTTAAACAATCTTTTACTAAATGATTATTTACGGTTCATCATATGAATTGCACTTTTATGAATGCCGTGTGCTGCTTCCATTACACTTTCTGCTAAAGTTGGGTGAGCATGCATTGTACTTGCGAGATCTTCAGAAGTACCGCCAAATTCAAGAACAATCACTGCCTCATGAATTAACTCTGAAGCATTTGCCCCAACAATATGAACACCAAGAAGTTTATCCGTTTTTGCATCTGCAATGACTTTAACTAAACCTTCCGTTGCACCCATTGCTTTCGCTCGGCCTGATGCCGCAAATGGGAATGAACTTGTCACAACATCAATACCATCTGCTTTACATTGCTCTTGCGTTTTTCCTGCCCAAGCAATTTCAGGATGCGTATAGATTACCCATGGCACTGCATCATAATTAACACGGCCATACTGCCCTGCAATACGCTGAGCAACAGCAATCCCTTCAGCCGATCCTTTATGCGCAAGCATCGGACCACGAACTAAGTCACCGATTGCCCAAACATTGGCAATATTAGTCTTACAGTTATCGTCTGCTTTAACTAAACGACCATCCATCTCAAGACCTACAGCTTCATCCACGATGCCATCTGTAAATGCCTTACGACCAACAGCTACTAAAAGATAATCAAATTTCTCTTCATGATCACCATCTTTATCAGCATATTTTACAACAACGTCTTTCGCGCTTGCTTTAGACTCTGTCACTTTCGCGCCTAAACGAATATCTAAGCCTTGCTTCTTAAAGTGTTTCGCGGCATCTTTAGCAATTTGCTGATCAGCTGCTGAAAGGAAGTTATCCATCGCTTCAAAAATCACAACTTCAGAGCCTAAACGCGACCAAACGCTCGCCATCTCTAAACCAATAACACCGGCACCAATCACGCCTAAACGTTTTGGCACTTCTGTTAAGTTAAGTGCGCCTTCTGAGTCGATAATACGCTTATTATCAACCACTGCTGATGGAATATCCATTGGCACCGAACCTGTTGCTAAAACCACATCTTTCGCTTTATAGGTTGCAACTTTCCCCTCATGATCTGTAACTTCAACAACATTATCTTTAAGAAGTTTGCCAGCACCTTGTAACCACTCTACTTTATTCGCTTGGAATAGCATTGCAATACCAGAGGTTAATTCAGTAACGATCTTATCTTTACGCTCGATCATACCTTTAGGATCCATCTTGATATCACCTACCGTAATACCATGCTCAGCTGATGCATCTTTTGCATTAACATAGAGCGCTGATGATTCTAAGAGAGCTTTAGAAGGGATACAACCTACGTTTAAGCAAGTTCCACCTAACGCGGGCTTTCCTGATTTACCAATCCACTTCTCAACACACGCTGTTTTAAGACCTAGCTGCGCTGCGCGGATAGCATTTACATAACCTGCAGGACCACCACCAATTACAATTACATCAAATTCTTTCGCTGCCATCTATATATTCTCCTTACAAAAGATCCTTTATCATCATTTAAAATAATAAAGGATCCATTTAATATTTTAATATTTCTATGAAGTATCAGGTCAGAATTACAGCTCTAAAAGCATGCTTGCAGGATCTTCAAGCGACTCTTTAATAGAAACTAAGAAACCAACCGCTTCTGCACCATCGATAATTCTGTGGTCATATGAATGTGCAACATACATCATTGGCGCTGCAATAATTTGACCATCTTTCACAATTGGACGCTCATAAGTATTATGCATACCTAAAATACCACTTTGTGGTGGGTTAATAATTGGTGTTGAAAGCATTGAACCAAATACACCACCATTGGTAATCGTGAATGTTCCACCGGTCATCTCTTCAAGTGTTAATGAACCTTCTCTTGCTTTTGTTGCATACTCGATAATTTGCTTTTCAATATCCGCTAAGCTTAATTGGTCTGCATTACGAATAATTGGTACGACAAGTCCACGTGGTGATGATACTGCAATCCCGATATCAAAATAACCATGATAGATAATATCGTTACCATCAATCGATGCATTCACCGCTGGGTATTTTTTAAGCGCTTCAACCGCAGCTTTTACGAAGAATGACATAAAGCCAAGCTTCACACCATGTGTTTTTGTAAAGCGATCTTGATACTTCTTACGCATACTCATGACAGGTTCCATGTTAATTTCATTGAACGTTGTCAGCATTGCGGTTGTATTCGTTGCATCAAGGAGACGCTCTGCAATACGAGCACGTAAACGTGTCATTGGTACACGTTTTTCTACACGCTCACCTGTTGGTACTGCTGCCACTGATGGTGCTTTTGCCGATGCTGATTTTGCACCGCCATTTTTCATGAAGTTTTCGATATCTTCTTTTAAATGACGACCATTTTTACCTGTTGCTGGGATTTTTGAGATATCTAATTTATTCTCTTCCACTAAACGGCGAACGGTCGGTGACATACCTACATCGTCATTTGATTCTGCTTGTGCCGCTGCTGGCGCTGCTTCTGCTTTTGTTTCTGCAGCAGGCGCTGCATCCCCTGCTGGCGCTGCACCTTCTTCGATAATTGCAAGTACAGTACCTTCTGTAACGTCAGTGCCTTCCTCAACTTTGATCTCTTTGATCACGCCACTAACTGTCGCAGGAACTTCGAGCATAACTTTATCAGTTTCAAGATCAACAAGATTTTCACCTTCCTCAATGAAATCGCCAACCTGTTTATGCCATGCTGATAACAACGCATCTGCAACTGACTCTGGTAATACCGGAACTTTAATTTCAATACTCATGGATTTTCTCCTATGTAAAATAATTCTGAAGCTTAATAAATAAGTTTAATTTTTTAAATTGTGAACTTTAAATAGCTTTATATCGATTTTATGAATTAGTAAGCGAGCGGAATGGTACTCGCTTACCCTCTTCTAAAACCCCAATTATTCGGCTAATGGAATGATTGCATCTAAAAGCGCTTTCTCTTGTGCCGCATGAACATGGCTGTAACCTACTGCTGGCGCTGCTGCTGCGGGTCTTGTTACAAAGGTTAATGTTTTTGTTGCCACAACAATATCTTCTAAGTAAGGGCGAACAAATGTTGCATAACCTTGATTCAAAGGCTCATCTTGAAGGAAGATCACTTCTTTTGCATTTGGATATTTTGCAAGTTCTGCTGCTAGCACTTTCGTTGGGAATGGATAGATCTCTTCTAAACGAATAATTGCTGTCTTCTCATCTTTAGCCGCTTCACGACGATCTCTAATATCATAGAAAATCTTACCTACAGAGATCACAACACGATCTACTTTCGCAGCATCAATGGCATCAATCTCAGGAAGCACAGAGCGGAATGTTCCTTGTGCTAAATCCTCAAGAACGTTGACTGCTTGGCGATGGCGAAGAAGACTCTTTGGCGTCATCACAACAAGTGGTTTACGATAATCTTGATGCATTTGACGGCGGAACATATGGAATGCTTGTGCTGGCGTTGTTGGCACCACAAGACTCATATTATTCTCAGCACAAAGCTCTAAGAAACGCTCAGGTCTTGCAGATGAATGCTCAGGTCCTTGACCTTCATAACCGTGTGGTAAAAGCATCACTAAACCATTATAACGATTCCATTTTGTTTCACCTGCGGCAATAAACTGGTCAATCACAACTTGCGCGCCGTTCACAAAGTCACCAAATTGCGCTTCCCAAATCACAAGTGCATTGGGCTCTGTCGCGGCATAACCAAATTCAAAACCAAGAACTCCCGCTTCTGACAAGATCGAGTCAATAACCGTGAAGTTCGCTTGATCATGAGTTAAATGCTGCAACGGAATATGGGTATTACCATCTTCTTGGTTGTGATAAACCGCGTGACGATGGAAGAATGTTCCACGACCTGAATCTTGCCCTGTAATACGAATTGGGTAACCTTCTTCTAAAAGCGTTGCATAAGCCATGATTTCTGCAAAGCCCCAATCCATTTCAATCTCACCTTCTCCCATTTTGAGCCGGTTTTCATGAATACGTTGCACTCGATTGTGTAACTTAAAGCCCTCAGGAAGCTTATCCATAATACGTGCAATCTCTGTA
The nucleotide sequence above comes from Ignatzschineria rhizosphaerae. Encoded proteins:
- a CDS encoding GNAT family N-acetyltransferase, producing MSEQKNVVISYATQADFAAWLPLWQGYQEFYEVSLSEKVTTTSWNRFLDPQYDQHCIVAKVGDEIVGFAHFLFHSSTWAVGAYCYLEDLFVSPTVRGQQVGKQLIEFLTEVAKSRHCERVYWHTQETNHRAQRLYDWIAEKPGMIKYLITLP
- a CDS encoding PLP-dependent aminotransferase family protein → MRQKAIFPELQLQEGRLNEQVYHAIHQAILSGKLPAGTKIPSSRHLSEMMHVSRNTILQGIEQLIDEGYLETRRGSGTYVVPYAIQALPDQLITNAQNIPPSAKPVEAPQISDAISQLQSGWKSYQNRQKPFMVFKVGVGCTDLFPQTTWSRLLGRISRHSHKEITCYNDVMGYLPLREALANYLTATRGVQTTADHIMIVNGTQQAINLAIQVLLNPYDEVILDDPGYDGALGAFLSRHIKVNRVKGDEEGTDIPFAEKHYPKSKLIYSTPSHQFPLGTTMSLSRRLQLLEWANAGNRWIFEDDYNGEFRYRSRSIQALQGLDHMNRVIYSGTFSKMFYPGFRLGFLALPTALIEPFKIAKYYADACNSFLEQAVLAAFIKEGEYAKHVRRIRRACLERKNTLRSSVQEHFADDLIIPPTDSGIHSVAWLKNSEDLPYLLEACQTLNLGPQSLDRHRSKPLSQKALLFGFAAHSPEIITDNIQNLAKLFYALKKSH
- a CDS encoding uracil-DNA glycosylase family protein yields the protein MTPLKKIFTAIKEDPMNQVYTKQGIDPLYSASTKAKILIIGQAPGRIAEETKLYWNDPSGDQLREWLQVSRETFYDTDLFAILPMDFYFPGKGQSGDLPPRKGFAEKWHPKLLELMPNIQLTIIIGSYANHAYLATSPKETLTDIVHHYAQYLPKYFPLVHPSPRNRIWQKKNPWFKQEVVPALQIQVQKILR
- a CDS encoding carbon starvation CstA family protein, with amino-acid sequence MFTFIGGILLLILGYFTYGRYVEKVFGIKERPTPAYTSSDGVDYVPMNTAKNSLIQLLNIAGVGPIFGPILGALYGPVAFLWIVFGCILAGGVHDYLTGMISIRNRGAHLPELAEKFLGKAMRHIVNAFALLLLVLVGTVFVSAPGQLLYDLMGGKVGMALIVSVIFIYYVLATLLPIDKIIGRFYPIFGMLLVLSAVGIGVGLIVTGEAANIPELTLTNLHPGGLAIFPLLFLTISCGALSGFHATQSPIISRTTQNERHGRKIFYGMMIAEGVIAMIWAAAAMAMFYDPTAPFGAGLSTVLKEGGPALVVSKVAVMMLGGFGGTIAILGVIILPITSGDTAFRSARMIIADYLKIGQEKITRRLWIALPMFVISAILLQLDFNILWRYFSWANQSTAVIALFVGAMYLYISHKNYWISLLPGIFMLMATTTYILEQPIGFGLSTEISQIGAVIISVILVALFFWQAKRQRALDMPLEEDLTGWDGSAPEGYGFNCKGL
- a CDS encoding non-heme iron oxygenase ferredoxin subunit, translated to MAKVFICKVDDLEKGEMRKFETEVGELLAFNRNGEYFVTDDMCTHATASLSEGDYFDDTVSCPKHWGEFNIMTGEATAAPCKKPLRTYRVMVEESDVYIDSELEAVDAIN
- the lpdA gene encoding dihydrolipoyl dehydrogenase; amino-acid sequence: MAAKEFDVIVIGGGPAGYVNAIRAAQLGLKTACVEKWIGKSGKPALGGTCLNVGCIPSKALLESSALYVNAKDASAEHGITVGDIKMDPKGMIERKDKIVTELTSGIAMLFQANKVEWLQGAGKLLKDNVVEVTDHEGKVATYKAKDVVLATGSVPMDIPSAVVDNKRIIDSEGALNLTEVPKRLGVIGAGVIGLEMASVWSRLGSEVVIFEAMDNFLSAADQQIAKDAAKHFKKQGLDIRLGAKVTESKASAKDVVVKYADKDGDHEEKFDYLLVAVGRKAFTDGIVDEAVGLEMDGRLVKADDNCKTNIANVWAIGDLVRGPMLAHKGSAEGIAVAQRIAGQYGRVNYDAVPWVIYTHPEIAWAGKTQEQCKADGIDVVTSSFPFAASGRAKAMGATEGLVKVIADAKTDKLLGVHIVGANASELIHEAVIVLEFGGTSEDLASTMHAHPTLAESVMEAAHGIHKSAIHMMNRK
- the odhB gene encoding 2-oxoglutarate dehydrogenase complex dihydrolipoyllysine-residue succinyltransferase, which codes for MSIEIKVPVLPESVADALLSAWHKQVGDFIEEGENLVDLETDKVMLEVPATVSGVIKEIKVEEGTDVTEGTVLAIIEEGAAPAGDAAPAAETKAEAAPAAAQAESNDDVGMSPTVRRLVEENKLDISKIPATGKNGRHLKEDIENFMKNGGAKSASAKAPSVAAVPTGERVEKRVPMTRLRARIAERLLDATNTTAMLTTFNEINMEPVMSMRKKYQDRFTKTHGVKLGFMSFFVKAAVEALKKYPAVNASIDGNDIIYHGYFDIGIAVSSPRGLVVPIIRNADQLSLADIEKQIIEYATKAREGSLTLEEMTGGTFTITNGGVFGSMLSTPIINPPQSGILGMHNTYERPIVKDGQIIAAPMMYVAHSYDHRIIDGAEAVGFLVSIKESLEDPASMLLEL